The genomic window AACAAATTGGTCCCGAAGTCAGGCGATGTGCGATAAATAAAGCAAAATTCGCCACAGAACCACCAGACAGCACAGATGGAACATGCTTATTCAACAGTTGTGTCGTTAAGCTCGCCATGTCATAGTCCATATTGTTTGGAATAAAAAACGCTCGTTTTCCTTTATGCTCATCAATAATTTGATGGTGAACTAATAAAGAGTAAATAACAAATATATCGTCCATATCGATCGATTCGAAATGCAAATAGTTATTTATTCCTCCATCTATTGTAACAACAATGTGTGGTTTTATATGATGAGCAAGCAGCGTATTAATTGTAGAACCTGCACAAATAATTAGCGCCTTTTCTCTTACTTGCTCTAATAAAGGCAGCTGTTTTGTTAAAGAAGGTCCGCCAGCAACGATAATCGCTGGCGCATCAAACTGTTTTTCTAAAACTTGCAGCCCTTCGTCTTCAAATGCATGCACTAAATTAAACAAATAATTTTTTTGCCAATCATGCGCAAAAAAATTGAAAGTATTCCTATTTATTTTCTCCATAAAAACAACATCTTTTGCTTTTTTAAAACATTGCTTGCAAAGTTCCGAGTATATTTTATCGTAATTTGGCGAAATGATAAATTGAGCACCTTGCGGAAATCTTTTTATAAACACTTGTAAAATCGCTTCAAATTCGTCGACATGTTCAATCACGGCCACTTTTATACGCTCATTATTTACATGGGTGCTCTGAATATCTTTTTCAAGCGCTCGATTCGGCTCGACGACAAGAAGAAATTCATCGCTCGTTATCTTTTTTGCAAATTGTTGCACAATATATCCATTTCCGTATCCAAACAAAATGTGAAGATGATGTTTTTTATAATGTTTTTCAACGTACACCTCTGCTTCTTTTATTGGATCGTACTTGCTATGTAATAAATAGCCTGCCATTTTAAAAACAGGCAACCCTTCTCGTTTCGAATAAATCGTTTCGATATTAACTTGTTCAACCATAACTTTTCTCCTCTCATCTTTATGGAAGAGTAAATTAGCTCTCCTTTTATATCGGCACATTTTCACTCATTTGTTATATATTTTAGAGCAAAAAATAAAAAGAGACCTTAGAACCGCGCCTAAGATCTCTTTTTATGTTAATTAGCGAAGCAATTGCAATACGCCTTGTGGTTGTTGGTTCGCTTGCGCTAACATCGCTTGTGCTGCTTGCATTAAAATATTGTTTTTCGTAAACTCCATCATTTCCTTCGCCATGTCAACATCACGGATACGTGACTCAGCAGCAGTTAAGTTTTCTTGTGTTGCACCTAGGTTGTTAATTGTATGCTCTAAACGGTTTTGTACCGCACCGAGTTTCGCACGTTCGCTAGAAACTGTTTCAATTGCACTATTAATTGTTGAAATAGCGTCATCAGCAGCAGTTTGAGAAGAAATGCTTAATCCGCTCACACCTAAGCCGCTTGCAGTCATGGCATTAATTGTTAATGTGATCGCTTGACCAGAATTCGCACCGATATGGAAAGTTTTACCATTAAACGTACCATCTAACAGTTTTTGTGTGTTAAATTCTGTATTGTTTGCAATACGGTTAAGTTCAGAGATTAATTGATTCACTTCTGCTTGTAGAGCATCACGATCTTCTTGTGTGTTTGTGTCATTTGCTGATTGCACAGCAAGTTCGCGCATGCGTTGAAGGATTGCGTGAGTTTCCGTTAATGCACCTTCTGCTGTTTGAATTAATGAGATAGAGTCTTGTGCGTTTTTAGTAGCCATTTCAAGACCGCGAATTTGACCGCGCATTTTTTCAGAGATAGCAAGACCTGCAGCATCGTCGCCTGCACGGTTGATGCGGAAACCAGAAGAAAGCTTCTCAAGGTTTTTCGCTGTTTGCGTGTTGTTGAATGCTAATTGACGGTGCGTATTTAACGCTGAAATGTTGTGTTGAATTCTCATGTTCATTTCCTCCTTGAATTATATTTTTCTACATCCATGTAGTTGGGTGCGCAAGAAACAAAGTATATCTCCTGCTCCCAATCTTTATATCGGAGTGAATATAAAAATGTTTAGTCATTTTTTTATTTTTTTATTGTTTTTTTAGCTGATCGAATAAATGCTGTGAAACGTGCAGTGCTTGCTTATTTTCTTCTTGAATGAGCCGATACACTTCTTTGCGGTGCACATCGATATGCTTCGGAGCAACGACCCCTAACTTTACTTGATCTCCTTCAATGGCTAACACTTTAATCTCAATAGTATCCCCAATCATAATAGATTCATTTTTTTTCCGGGTAAGAACGAGCATTATCGTTCCCTCCCCTCGTTCACTTCACGCAAAGAAAAACGAATCGGATAATCGGTATTGTGCAGAATCAATTGCTTTCCTATTTTATCTCGTACATTAATAACAACAGGTGCCTTTAAATTTAACGTTGATTCGACAAACGGCTCTTTCAGCGTCATAATAACATACACTAAACAATCTTCTGGAGACGTTAATTTTAATGTTTCCGCCTCATCTTCCGATAAGTCAAAAGCATATTCAGGATAAAAAGCAAACGGGTATGCAACGACAAACCCGACATGCTGATGATGAATAGACTGCAAAATGGCGAATGATGTCGATTCTTCAAGAGGCAAAATTACAAAATGCTTTTCTTCCTCGAATCCGGGAATTCCGTTTGGAAAGTATATAACTTGATCTTCACAAACTTCGACTTCGCCCAAAAATTTTGACACCATTTTCATCTTACCGAGCTCCTTCCTTATTTCACAGAAAAAGCGGCACATCAAGCACCGCTTCACATTTAATACTTCACATCAATCTGTATAGATGGATATTGAATCATATGACCAGAAACTTTCCCTTGTTTATACTCATGAATAGGCGGATTAACTTTCGCTTGGATAATCGGCTTATTCTTTTCCACTTCGATCTCCACGCGCGCTGGTTCATAGTGAACATCTACACTATCTACAGATGGAATAAATGTAATTCCAAGCTGGCGATATGGGCGCATGCCTTTTCCTGTTGCGATTTCTGCGATCGGATTACCGCCATGCTCGATTCGCATCAACCGTTCTCCTTCTTCCGCTTGTCTAGCAATCCCCTCAAGCAAAGCTTGGCGTCCTTCTTTAGCAAACCGGCTCGTCGACTCAAGCGGACCAATTAGCCCCATATCTCTCCATGCCCTTGATTGATCAATGGTGAGACGAGCAGGTTGTTTATAAATATGGAGCGAAGCCGGCGGCTGTTCGATATATAATTCTGCTTTAGGCTGCTCAATATGCTGTGTTGGTTTTTGTATGTTCAAACCGAGCATCGCTTTTACAGTACGAATTTGTATTTGCGGCATATTCATTTTACTCACCTAACGCAAAAAATCAATTAATGTCGGCTGAATGATTCGCGCTCCTACACTTAGTGCAGCACGATGGACACTTTCCTGTGAAATAAGCTCTGTAATTGCTTTTTCGTAATCAATATCCTCGTTATTCGACATCACTTTTGTCGTAATAACTTCTTGTGTCGCTAAGCGATTTTCCATCATTTCCACTCGATTTTGTTTCGCCCCAAGTTCCGAACGAGCTGCCAACAAGGCATTTTGTTGATTCTCAACTTGTGTTAAATAACTACCAATTGTATTCCCTGTACTCCCTGGGTTATTCAAAGCTGTCTTCAAGTTTTGTAGCATGCCAACGATGCCAGTCGAGGCATCTCCAAATAAAGCCGCACCATCAATATTCACTTCTAATTCAATTCCATCAAACACTTCAATTTTCACTTTGTTATTGTTTGTGCCAGCTGAAAACGAAGGGTCATCTGGATAGCCAACAAATAGTGGATTTCTTGTGTCAGTTCCGTGAAAAATATATTTTCCACCTACTTTCGTATTAGCAATATCAACAATATGTTTTTGTAGTTGGTCAATTTCATCTGCAATTTTTTTGCGGTCATCAGGTGTTGCTGTATCTGTTGATGCTTGGACGACGAGCTCTTGAACACGTTGCAGTGCCATTCCCACTTTATCCAGTGCATCATCAGCACTGTCAATCCAGTTATGCACTTCACCAATATTCCGCTGATATTGCTTTACACGTTGCAAACTCTCACGATACGCAATTCCTTTCATCGCCACAACAGGATCATCAGAAGGGCGAGTAATCTTTTTTCCTGTCGTTAATTGCTCCTGAATCGTTCCAAGCCTTTGATAACTTGTCGATAAATGTCGTAACATATTATGAGCAAGCATTGATTGTGTTACTCTCATCTCATCCACCTACCTTTATATTCCGACACGTCCCATACCGTTAATAATTTTATCAAGCATTTCATCAACGACTGTAATCATGCGCGCAGCTGCACTGTACGCATGCTGAAATTTAACTAAATTTGTCATCTCCTCATCAAGAGAAACGGAGCTGACAGACTGGCGATTTTCATTGACAGACTTAGCTAACGTGTCCGCATTCACTTTCATTCTTTGAGCTTGTTGACCATCTACACCAATTTGCCCAATGAACCCTTCATAGAACGTTTGAATCGTTCCACCTTGAATAGGAACAGAAACAGGACTTCCTGAAATGGTGACCGTTCCACTCGTAATAAGCAAATCTTTTATTTTAGATAGATTTAGGGCATTTTCACCATTCCCAGGTTCGTTTAATGCAGTAGAAGCCGCAATTTTAGATAAATCGTTAATGCTCACTTGGATTGCACCCGCCGCTCCACTTACTGAACCCACACTAAAGAAGTCCAATCCTGTTGAGTTATCAAGTCCATATCCCGCGCGATGTTGGGCATTAAACATTTCCGCAAACGAGTATGCCATTTGATCTAATTTATTCAACATATCCGGATAATATCCAACAACGCTAGTAGGCGTACTTCCATACCCGTATGCTTCAATTAATGCTTTTATTTTTCCGTTCGCAAAGTCGTTTGGGGCAATCGTCGTACCGTCTGATAAAACAACGTTACGAACATATCCATTCGGATTCGTCGGGTCGCCAGAAATGCTCGGATCGATCGATAACGTTTTATATCCTGTACTTGATACAACTTCAATGGCTGCGCCAGTTGAATCAACGATTGAAATTTTGTAAATCCCCTCAGCAATCGGCAAAGCATTGCCACCCGTTGGTTGCTTGTCTACTTTTACTTGCACATACTTCGACAATTCGTCCACAAGCGCATCACGCCGATCATACAAGTCGTTCGGCAAATATCCATTCGGTTCAATCGCTTTGATTTGGTCGTTTAATTCACTAATTTGTCTTAAAATGGAGTTTACCTCCAATAACCCCGTTTTAATTTGTTGACCTAAATCTTCACGAATTTGCGTCAGCGAACTATGCAAATAGTTAAAAGATTCTGCCACAGCAATGCCACGTTGTCTAACCGCCGCACGCGCACCCTCATTTTCTGGACTAACACTCAAATCTTGGAGAGACTCCCAAAATTGTGTCATCGCCTTCGCCAAGCCAAACTCAGTCGGCTCATTCATCACATCTTCCATTCGGCTAATAGCATCCAAACGCGTACTCCAGTAACCTGACTTCGTGCTTTCATTGCGATATTGGTAATCTAAAAAACTATCTCTTATTCGCTGAATCGATCCTGCTTCCACCCCTGTTCCCATCTGCCCCGGAATATTCGGGCGATTCATTGAAGCTGCTGGATATGGCTCTGTTTGGTTAAAATTCACACGTTGTCTTGAAAAATCCGGCGTATTAGCGTTCGCGATATTATGCCCTGTTACGTATATAGCTGATTGTTGTGTAAACATGCCCCGTTTAGCGACTTCTAATCCATGAAATGTAGACCTCAATGATATCTCCTCCAGCTTTTTATTTACACTTTCGAATCAAAAATAGACTGTCGCTCCTCATAAGAAGTTGGCTCATTGTTAGCACGATATTGTATATCTTTTCTTTGCGGATGCAACGCATCAAGCATGACGCAAACAAACTGTAACGATTGCTCAATAAGTTGTTGATTCAGCTCATTTATCCGTTTAAGTTCTTCAATATGCTGTAATAATTGCTTTCGCAACTCATGGAGAATCTTCTGTTCTTGCTCATCTGCATAACGCAAACATGATTCTACTGTTTGCTCTCCATCAATCCCTGTGATTTGCGTAACTATTCGCGCACGCTTTTTTTCTAACTGATTAAGCATCGCTACGTGTACTTGTTCTTCTCTTACAATGTCATCTAAAGCAGCGAAGTCCCCTTTTTTTAGCGCTTCCGTCTTTCTGTTTGCACTACTTTTTAATTGTTGATGCGTTTCGATATAATCACGCAACACACCAACAAGTTGCTGAATAGACAAATGAATCGCCCCTTTATGCCCATCTACTGCTTTCCTTGTTTATAAAACGCATATATACTTTTTGCTACTTCATAATTGTCAATTTGATACGTCCCGTTTTGCACACGTTCTTTTATGTCAGCAAGTTTTTTTTGCCGTTCTTTCTCCCATAAAGCTAACTGTTGCAGTTCTTTTGCCTCAACAGAAATATCGACTTGATCATTTTCTTTTAAACGCTTATGTTTTGAGACATCGCTTTCTATTCTGGAGCGATACGCATAAACATTTGACAGACGAACATGATCGATTCTCATCCTACTCCCTCCTTTTTTTCATGTATTACAAAACGAACGTTTCTTTATATTTATTATCGTCAAAAGAAAAAAAACATTTACAACAACACATTACTTTTCATCTTTTTTTATATAATATGTTGGGTTATTATTTTGTTTGTCTTTTCTTTTTTCTTCTTCATAGATCATATGAAGTTGTTTATTGACGTCTTTATTGCACGATTCACATAATTTTCCTTCACGAATAATTGTTCCACATCGAGCGCAAGGATATCCTAAATGAGGAAATTGACGTAATTGTAACCTCCCTGTTTTGATAAATTTGAACAACAATGCCTCTTCAACACCAGTAGCTTCTACGACTTGGGTAATTGTTGCCATCCGATTTTCTCTTTTACGTAAAAAATTATATACAACCTCAAAAGCTTCTTCCTCTTCCTTATAGCATTTCTCGCATATATCGCGAAATTTTGTTTTAAGAAACAGACCTCCACATACCGGACAATTGTCAAGATTCATAATTACCTCCCCCTTCTTTACTCTATACATATATGTTAATGATTAACCCTCGAATCGCATCAATTGTACCTAATAAATCTAATGTCGTTTTTTGTTCATTTAACAAATCTTCTGTTAATCGGATCAGTTGCTTGTCAATTTCTTTTACAATTTTATATACGCGAGATCGTCCATTCCACCCAAATCCATACTGCTCTGATAATTGAAGCCCATTTTTTACCGTCTCATCGATGCATTGTTTTACAAGCTTTTTATATTTCCTTAAATCTTCTATTGTCCGCGATTCAACAAGTTTTTTTCCTTGTTCTTCAATTTCCCTGATTCTCTTTTCGAATTGTTCACCAACTAACCGATGATGCTGTTGACCTATTATTTCTGAAAATGATATTGAAGAAGATACAACTTGTTTTGTTTGCGATACATCAACAGAACCTATACTTTCCACTCTTTTGATTTCCATGTCGTCCGCTCCTATGATCGTTCAATTGCACGAATCAATTTTAACACTTCTCCAATTGCTGCGTATAGCTGTACAGGCATTCGATATTCTGGATCCATTAAGTTTTTAGCCAACTCCTCATCTTTTTGCACATACGGATAGTTCGTTAGTATATCCATTGTACTTACATTCACCGAAAAAGAGCCAGACTTTTGTTCGTAACTCGATATGGCCGTAAAATAATGATTTCCGTTCATATTCTCCACTCACGTTTCCTTTCTACATTCTTTGTATATTTAAGTTCAGGATCAGCGACTTCTTCTTTCGGTTCTTCTAGCTTGGCAATAACAATATCTCTTACTCGATACCCAATAGTTTCTAAATTTTCTTTTGTTGTGTTTATAAAGCTACGCAACGATTGATCAACTGCATCATCTTCTGTACGAATGGTTAATGTCACTTGTCTTTGTAGCGCTTGAAAAGAAACAGATACTTTTCCGTACCGTTCTGTATTCAACAAAAAGTATAAATAGCAATTTTCCCAATCTACTTTCCCATTTGCATTTCTCGAATGCAAATAAATTTGTACCGTTTTTATTTCCTCACCTTGTAAAAACGGTAATTGATAAAACATTGTTTGGGTATGACTTTCTTCTTGAAACTTGCTTAACAGCTGTTGCCCAGTAATATTCATCAACGCCTGTTCGGCTGTTTTAAACAAAGGATGCCCTTCATTTTTGGTCATTTTTATTAACCACGTTTTCAAGTTTTCTGCCGGTACTAAATCTTTCTCTACCAACAAAGAGCGAACAAGATCCTTTTCATGATAAAAACCAAGTTGGCGAAACTGTTCCAACACGTAGCGAGCAGACACTTCATCGTCCTTTGGCGGATGGGATAACATATGTTTCAATTGTTGAAATATTTGTTTTTCCATCGTCCAATGGCGGTTTAATTTTTCATTTGATGAAATGCGCACTATTTTTTGTTGAGAAGGTTGGAATTGAATTTGTTGAAGCATGTTCTTACTTTCCTGCACACATTTCAACGCTTGATCCATGCGTCCGTTTATTATCTCTGTTTTCGCTTCGGCAAGTTTGGCACTAATTTGAAGAAGTTTTTTCTCCATCTCCATATCAGCTAAATTTATTAAGTCTCCTTGTGAAATGACACGATCAAGCGCACGAACGGCTGCCTCGATAAAGTGTTTTCCTCGCTCTCTTGTTTGTAAATTTTGCTCCTTTTTAATAATTTCTATTGCTTTTTCTATTTTTGTATTTATATTTCTTTTTTCCTCTTTGAAATTACGCTCAGCCTCTGTCATTTTTTCTGTTACTGTTTTTACGATTACTTCTTTCATCTGTGAAGGTACAGATGGCATCCACTCTTCCTTAATTGAAAACGAAGAAATTTCTCCATATGTTAACTGCTCACTTTGTATAGTGTCATCTTGTACAACGAGAGGATCTATCACTTTCATCAATTTATTCAATTGTTCATCAAAACTAGATTCCTTCAACGCTTCATGAATGCATTGCAATTGAAAAGTGTTGATCGGTATCTTTTTACTAACCATCGTTTCAATCGTTTTTATTTTTTCTTTGACTGTCCCTTCTGCCATTTCAAAAAAACGCTGTAAGTTTAATTTTTCTTCGAGAGATAAACTTTTCCCTTGCTTGGAAAATATTTTTTCAATATCTTGTAAAAAATGTGAAGTGATGTGCCCTTCTCGTTTCTCACATACTACGTTCCATATTCCGTCAGATTCACTTACGAATCGGACAAAACATGTTGATTCCTTCGGCACTTCTCCCTCGAATTGAACGTGTACATCTTGTCCTTGTATCGTCACAATGGCTTCACCATTTCCTAAATGCTTTTTTACCTTCCCAACATATACGCCTTCAGAACATAGCGGAGAAAAAGAATATAGAGATTGTACACGATTCATCGCCATCTCCCCACGAAGTTCCATCACCACTCACACTCCACTCACTCTTTTCTTTTATTATCGGCATACAAAAAGACAATGTTAACTACGAATTAATGTAAACGAACAAATATCTTGCGCACCTGCGTCATAAAGAAGTTTTGCCGCTTCGTGCACCGTCGCCCCTGTCGTGTAAATATCATCTACGATTACAATGCGCTTTCCTGCGACACTTCCTTCAGCGACAAAAAACTTCCGTCCGACAAAGCGTTCACGTCTCGTTTTTTTTCGATTGTTTTTCGCCGTCGATCCGTCGCAAAGGGGAAATGATTGGAAATGGTAAAAGCGAAGCAATCGCTTCCGCTTGATTAAATCCGCGTTCAACTAATCGAGAAGGGCTAAGCGGAATAGGGACGAGAAGCACATCAGAAGAAAAATGTTTCGAGAAAACTGCGCGAATATCATGACGAAACGCTTCGACAAGCGCATAATCACCGCGAAATTTAAAACGGTTCATCACTTCTTTCATCCAATCATTATACATATACACCGAGACGTTTTGTTTTAAAGCACTTTTTCGTTTCTCCCACGCGATACAATCTTCACATACCGCTTGATCACTGAAACGGCTGCATCGTTCACAACAACTTCCTTCCAGACGAATAAAACGTGCACGGCAATGCGGGCAACAAACATCCGCTTGACGAATCGTCAAAAGGATGGAAAACGACATGTGTGGCATCCATTCATCATGACAAATGACACATTTCATTCGTCGATCAATCCTCTCTTTCGCGCTTCTTCGTTCATACGTACAATATGGCGCTTTGCTTTAAGCATTGCTTTCGTTTTTCCAAAATGAAAAAAGCGAATATCACCTGTCGGATATTGGGCACTCCGCCCGACCCGTCCAGCAATTTGCACGAGCGCACTTTCGGTAAAAATCGGTTGTTCTGCACCTAACACAGCGACATCAACGTTGGGCACAGTCACCCCGCGCTCTAAAATGGTCGTTGTCACGAGAATAGGAATTTGCCCGCGCCGAAAAGTGAGCACTTTTTCTTTTCGTTTCGGATCTTCGGCATGCACCCCTTCAATGTGCGGATGAAATTGTTGCAAGTACGGAACAACTTGTTGTAACAAGTCGATGTGGGGAACGAATACAAAAGCTTGCTTCTTTTGTTCTAAACGGGCATACATCCATTGAACGACACATAAAGGTAAACGGTGGTGACGCCACTTTTTTTGCCAATTGCCGCACCATTCAAATGTAGGGACAGGGAGTGGGTGACGATGATAGCGCGCAGGAATGGTTACCGCTTTTCGCTTTCCACTTTTTACTTCATATTGCCATTGTTCGTTAGGTGTTGCGGTTAAGTAAATGAGTGAAGACGTCGGTTTTCGAGCACGTTCAACGGCATACGAAAGCATCGGATCAACGCTATACGGAAATGCATCCACTTCATCAACAATCATGACATCGAACGCCCGATAATACCGAAGTAGTTGATGCGTCGTTGCCACCGTCAATGAAGCAAGTTTACCACGGTCTTCGCTACCGCCATATAATGCCGCCATATCGACCGATGGAAATACGCTCGCCAAGCGCGGAGCTAGCTCTAATACGACATCTGTGCGCGGAGCGGCGATGCAAACGCGCTTTCCGCGCGACAGCGCCAGATTGATTCCCGCAAATAACACTTCCGTTTTTCCTGCACCACATACGGCCCAAACGAGCAAAGAGTCGTTTCGATCAATCGCCTGACACACTTCGTCGGAAGCAAGTTGTTGGGCTGGGGATAGTTTACCGCTCCATTTCAGCGGTGAAGAAAAAGAGGTGGAGGGAATTGGGCCCGTCCATATGACGAGCGGATTGCATTCGCTACATCGTCCCATCATGACACATTTTCGACAATACGTACATATGCGTCCGCACCGAGCGCACGGAAAAGAGGCAAAAAGTTGTTGATCCTCATTGTCGCATCGCACACAGCGATAACCTTTTTTCGTTTTGACGATACTGTCAACGATTTGAACATGTTTCGCATCATGAGAAAAAGAAAGTTCAGACTTTAGCAGCTGCTTGCCTGCGAGATGCAACGAAATCACCTCACTAAAAAAGAAGTGGACGAGTCGCCCACTTCTTCTATTCGCGCTAATCAAAAGAATTCCTGTTTATTTTTTGTACCAACCGAATCCCATTGCTCCTTCACCTAAATGTGTGCCAATGACCGGTCCGAAATAACTAAGGAAAAATTCAACGTGCGGGTATTGTTGTTCGAGCTTTTCTTTCCATGCGCGCGCTTCTTCTTCACGATTCGCATGAATGATGACCGCACGCATCGGAACGCCCAGCATCGCATCTTCAGCAAATAGCTCTTCTATTCGGCTTAACGCTTTTTTACGTGTACGAATTTTTTCAAACGGCACGATCACTTTATCAACAAAATGTAAAATCGGTTTCACTTGTAAAAGGCTGCCGATAAACGCTTGTGCGCCACTTAGCCGCCCACCGCGCTGCAAATGGGATAAATCATCAACCATAAAATAAGCGCGCACCGATCGCTTCATTTCATCTAGCCGCGCAATAATCGCCTCTGGA from Anoxybacillus gonensis includes these protein-coding regions:
- a CDS encoding DegV family protein, which codes for MKTAILTDSTAYIPKHIREQLNIHIIPLSVVFGTETYREEIDIGVEDFFDKVKTSEQLPTTSQPPIGLFVETFEQLAKQYDAVISIHLSSGISGTYQGAVSAGQMVEGIRVYAYDSEISCMVQGFYAIEAAEMAQAGMHPEAIIARLDEMKRSVRAYFMVDDLSHLQRGGRLSGAQAFIGSLLQVKPILHFVDKVIVPFEKIRTRKKALSRIEELFAEDAMLGVPMRAVIIHANREEEARAWKEKLEQQYPHVEFFLSYFGPVIGTHLGEGAMGFGWYKK
- a CDS encoding DEAD/DEAH box helicase, which produces MISLHLAGKQLLKSELSFSHDAKHVQIVDSIVKTKKGYRCVRCDNEDQQLFASFPCARCGRICTYCRKCVMMGRCSECNPLVIWTGPIPSTSFSSPLKWSGKLSPAQQLASDEVCQAIDRNDSLLVWAVCGAGKTEVLFAGINLALSRGKRVCIAAPRTDVVLELAPRLASVFPSVDMAALYGGSEDRGKLASLTVATTHQLLRYYRAFDVMIVDEVDAFPYSVDPMLSYAVERARKPTSSLIYLTATPNEQWQYEVKSGKRKAVTIPARYHRHPLPVPTFEWCGNWQKKWRHHRLPLCVVQWMYARLEQKKQAFVFVPHIDLLQQVVPYLQQFHPHIEGVHAEDPKRKEKVLTFRRGQIPILVTTTILERGVTVPNVDVAVLGAEQPIFTESALVQIAGRVGRSAQYPTGDIRFFHFGKTKAMLKAKRHIVRMNEEARKRGLIDE